The nucleotide sequence GTGTACACAATAATCAAAAGCAAGATTGAACAATCTCAAAAGCCACAAAAAAACTCTCCCGAGTTGAAAGGAGACATTTTGTCAAGGTTTCTAGAATTGAATGAGACAGATTCAAAGTACCTTAAAGAcgtaattttgagttttatCATTGCAGGAAAAGATACAACATCGATCACTCTTTCCTGATTTATTTACCAACTCTGCAAGCATCCTCATGTTCAGGAAAAAATTGCTCAAGAGATTAGGGAGGCAACAAAAGTAGAAGATGGATCAACCACTGATGAACTTGCAACTAGAATAACCGAAGAAAGCATGAAAAAGATGCAGTACCTGGATGCAGCTTTGACTGAAACACTCAGGCTCCATCCACCAATTCCAATGGTATTATCTCTGTCCCTGATTGTATGCTCtttttaaaggaaaaactaCCTTAAATATAAGGCTAGTTACAAGTTATTAGATACATTTATTCTattctttataaatattattacttgCCAATACTAGTAATTTGTCCTGAGAGCTGAAAAGTCAATGTTAAACATATCTATACACAAAGGACAACATACtgaaaatcaaacataaaatgAGGAAAATGAAGCTTCTGTTTCAACTCATCTATGATTGATTATGCATGTTCAGAAAAGAGGTGCAAAGGCCTGTGGAGCTGAGCTAGCATAGTGGTGCAAAGGCCTGGGGAGCTGAGCTAGCATAGTGGTGCAAATCTCCCTCTGCCCCTGGCCTTGCATTTGGCCCAAACGTGCGATATGCAAACTGTTTGTTACGGGGGCGACAACCCCCGCAGTACTGCTCCAGAGTATTGTTGTAATCCGAACCGTAACTTTCTCGCTTCTTGCTTTAGAAAGATTGCAGTATTATTTATATGTCTTGTAACACTGTAAACCctaatacatttaaataaatatacaaaattataGATGCTCTATAGTCGCAGTGGTAGGTACAATTGGCCTAACTGCGTAAACAAACGATCGTGCTCCATTATTTTCAATTTGcgttttctttaatcatttgtTACTAGTTGTTAACGAATATtagtgtttaatttaatcatcaaCAATTTATATTACTCACTTTACATTTGTTGTTCACTTTAGAAgagttaataaaaaattgaacctCTTAATTAATTTCATGTTATGGTGTTTGTCTATAGGAAAGCAAGTATTGTTTTTCAGATGACACGTTGCCGGATGGATATAGTGTGAGGAAAGGTGATTATATTTCATTCCATCCATATGTCATGGGAAGGATGGAGTTCTTGTGGGGTGAAGATGCTGAGCAATTCAGACCAGAGAGATGGCTTgatgaaaatggaaattttCAGAGAGAAAGCCCTTTTAAGTTCACAGCCTTTCAGGTATGAACAACTTAATTAGGCGCTTGTAGCATAATCGCTtatcatatactccctccatctcaaattgtatgtcactttagaaaaaatatttgtcctaaattgtatgtcactttagaataccaatgaaacattaatgttacttttcctattatatccttaactatttattactctttcttttttcaattctttcatttatctttcccatatcatttattaaggaaaattttgtaaaacaactcataatatctctttcccacacattgcatttcttaagatgtgtgaaatgcccaaaacgtcatacaatttgggacggagggagtaagtgCTTATGTACAGGCAATTTCTAccacaaaagataaaattaaattgttttcatttaaGTTATATATCCTATTTTCATAAACTGTTTATAGACAGCTTATGAGAATAAGctaaaatagcttataaacatgtgatatgttgtttttgtaagcTCTTATAAGCACTGTCACCCCAGATATCTATGTAACTTTACTGTCAATGTGACATCCTAACACAGGCGGGTCCAAGAATTTGTCTTGGCAAGGAGTTTGTATACAGACAGATGAAGATATTTTCTGCAGTTCTGTTAGGTAGTCACAACTTCAAACTAGCAGACCAAAATAGATTGGTGAAATATAGAACCACGCTCACTCTACAAATTGATGGTGGGTTGCATGTGAATGCTTTTCATAGAAATAAATAATGGCCTCACTAAATGGCATACATTTACCATACTATATGGATGAATtactactttatttttttttggtcaaatagctcacacaatttaattgtggagaagtggagtgttcggggttcgaacatcggctcctgcatataatatgcaatattcctaccaactgagctaagctcatttTACTTGATGTAAAGAGTAACAATCAACATGTGCATGATACATAAAATAAACTCCTAATACTATTCATAAAATTTCGATCGAAATCTTTTGTTTacttcttatttatttatggaaaCTATCATTGAAAATGTGGAGAATCTCatcttgccaaaaaaaaaaaaaaaaaaagaaaaccacaCAATTGGAACTGAAGATAAATACGTGGAATCTAacattttggttaaaaaatggAGGATCAAAATCATGTTCTATCACAATTGAGTGACTAAATAAAATGATTATACCAAGTAATCACTTCCATGAAGAAAGCCTATTCCAATTCCACCAAGGAACCACTTTCATGATGGAACTGTTAATTTATTTTGCATATTGAGAGATTTTATTCCAATTCCGCTAAATATTTTACTAGTTTGATGATACACACAGTAACAACatgaagatggaaaaaaaaatggtctaccacaaaaaagaaaaagaaaaagaaaacaacattatgATTTCCGCTTAAAATCGAATAATATTTAGTTCCCATGTATATCATGATTATGCAAAGTTTGGCCATTTTAAGTATGAGTTTGACGTAAGCAAGGGCCAAGGAGCAGTGCTATTCGTTCGAAAGATTTATACAAGAAATTAAGAGAAGAATGCATAATAATAAGAGATATTGACTAATCAAATTCTATGTTATATGCTGCcacatatcatttattttcttgtcaaacTTTTTCTCTTAACAATAAACATCTTCCCAGAACAATATATAATTATCTTCTTCAGCTGTCAACTGGGGTGGGAACAAATGGCGAAGCCTACTTTTTGTTCAATATATATGGGAACATAACTGCATGTTGCTTTAATGGAGATGACTAGTTCAGTATGATGAAGCTGACAGGAATGTTGACCTTTGTTCAATGAGAGCTTTAACTACACGAGGTTTGGTTGTTCTGAACTTCATTGACTTTGGAGGATTCAAGTTCATATGAGTTGAATGTGTCCTCAATCCATTAACATAAGAGAAATTATATGTAGACACACTCATATTCCATACACCCTATGTACCCACTCCATGTGGCAAGgacatttttgtaatttcaaaCACCAGTCTCCTTTCCCTTTCCACCTGTTCCTTGTTTCTCTCACCAAACCAtcccctctttctctctcacgCATATCACTCTCTCTATCTGCACCTCCACCCTCTGCCGCCACCATCCACTGTTGTCGTTCCTCATTCTCTTTCGCCGGAATACCTCTGTCTCATCTGGCCACCGTCCCTCTCCTCCGATTCAATCTATTTTTACGGCCGCCGTCCCTCACTCCCTCCGCCGGCATCTCCTTCAAATCCAACAGACGTTCAAATCCGCTTTTAAAACAATCATTGTTTCTGTTTAGATCCGGCTTCGACGTCGATGAGAAGTAACGGTGGTGAGAGATGTTTCTTTGAATTTGGGTAGATTTGAGAGGAGGATAAGGAAGAGGAACAGTTTCACTCTGCCCCACCTCCGTCGCATCCTCTTCTTTGTCTACGTCGTGATTGGGCGCTCAACCCGTTATTGAGAAGCTTGTAGAACTTGGACCCGTCTCCATCATTTATTTTCGGTGGCGGTGGCCGGCGGCACAGTAGCCAGCGACAGAGGAAGAGATAACAACGATGTGAATGAGaaagaattgaattttttttatttttttttttggttttaagctggcacttttttatttaattcttaaatattaaatttgccACCTAAAGTGGTACAAGAGTGTGTAGCCACATAAGGTGGTTTGTGTATCAGAACTCTAACATAATTTGTTTTAGGTGtagcattttttatttatggtttaaatatgtatttcatcattgtaattaggggtcgtttaaaaattggtccatgtaatcgctaatcctgacaatttacccttgcattgtttaatcatttaaaatttcgtctctctccccacttaattactgtcatgtcactaatttgatgacgtggcaattaCTGCcatacatgaaattccaattttgcctatgggtttccaattctttcttcaatattttgtcctcttcttaaaggcaaaattgaaaaagtttgaaTCAACAATAACATACATATGACCCCTCTTGTATGAAAAATATACtaaatttatacaaaacagtaaaaaaaaagatttataattgcaattttactttatctttcaGAGTCATATCTTAAAGTTATTTCTAATCGGAAAAGTGGGGGGTGAGTTTGGCTATATGCTTGTTTGGAGTAGTTGTGGTCACGCCATGCATGTTCGTTGTGATTTTACCGAACTAACCATCAATCCAAAGATACACTATGACCAaataaatgagattttttttgctttgttgCAACTTTATTTAAGAACTTAATAGttctagatattttttttttcctttgaaaactcggtatcgaCCCTAGGACGACTAATATTTACTGtacaaatatttgaaaagagaacataaaatgaaacaaagtaatattttttctaattaaaagtgaaataaataaaaccgGCTTCTCTGATCATTTTCTTCTTACGTGTTTTATTGTAACCTTATGAATcttggtttttgaaaatgtagtaCCACATTACATTACATGACAAAacaatgatgatgtttatgatgatatgatgattacgtGAATGGTTGGAATGAAGAACCGCAACTTGCCTATTATCTTAAAACTCTTCGGAGTTTGGATCTACTTAAATCAACCCTTATATTTGTACaccttgattttgattttgagtaataatgatatttgtacaatcattttggaATAACTTTTAAGAcaacaatttttcttctttttatattggtaaaaaataatagagagagaacatgaagagaaaaaataagaaCACAATTTAAGTATGAGGAAGagtttgtacaaatatcatttctcttgatTTTTCCACACTCATTtaacatctcattttatttttatctctctTTATATCGCTTTGCTTACTTACTACGTTACTCGCTCTATTCCTATTTCTAATTTCTTGGTGTAGAATAGATAATgagtgtaaaaaaaacaattttcctaCTTAATATAAAAATCCTCTCAATTTCACGGTTTTTAGATACTCTtaattttaatgcattttttttgtctaaacaCTGATCAAAATTGAAAACACAATTAGGTGAATGAATTTCTATATGCGGAAATGGAATTACGTCTCGTTCACTACTTTATGCAACCTCAACATCAAACTTTCAATATATCATTCATGCacgtataaaaaaaatcagcatATTATGGACTGCCCTTTACATATATATGTTAGTTCGCTAGTATTGAAGTTCACATATTggttagaaaaaattattagagaTATATAATTAGTTACTAGTAACTAACTAACTATATCtctaactaataaaaaaaagcaatgaaattcattgattttctcTTTGCACTGAAACCTCTTTTTCCAATACTAATAGCAATTGCTTTAGCTGGTTTTATCATCAAAATCCATGGCAGTagattttttgacaagaaaagaAGATATCACCCTGTTGCTGGCACAGTCTTGCATCAACTGTTCAACTTTCATAGGCTGCTTGAGTACATGACTGACCTCACaagcaaaagaaaaacttaTAGGTTGCTTAGCTTTAATAGAAGTGAAGTGTACACTTCAGATCCTGCTAATATTGAGCATATGATGGCGACGAACTTCTCAAACTATGGCAAGGTATAACTCGTAGTTACTAATAAATCGATATGTCACTTAAGATAGAATGTTCCCCCTAGGTTTGGCCCAAACTTTTGTTGGATTCCGACTAGAATGCGGGGGGAAAACTTCCATTTGCACTTGGTCCAGACGTGGTAATGACATTCAAAGTTGTGGTTCATTGTGTTGATTGGATGGTTAATGAATTGCGacatattgttatatttacTATCGATCTACTAAACATAATTTTGACAATATATTTGAGTTGCACTCTAACCAtccaaaatattgttgaaatttgatgttgaatttgtgtGACAAAAATCATTTCTCTTAACGAAATTATCAATAGATATAGTTAATTAGATATAAATGAATAAGAACGTATAATAGTGCTCCTCCATGGCATTTAGCTTCAAAATATCTTCATCTATTGCAGGGTTGGTATCACCATAGTGTCTTGGAAGATCTACTGGGAGATGGTATATTTACAGTAGATGGAGAGAAGTGGCGACATCAGAGAAAATCAGCAAGCTATCAATTCTCAACTAAGTTATTGAGAGACTTCAGCAGCTCAGTGTTCAAATCTAATGCGGTAAAACTTGCAGGGATAGTGTCTGAAGCTGCAACCTCAAACAATATTATTGAGCTGCAGGTAAAATTTTGCTTGGtttgaaatacaaaaaattCTTATGATCTTcgtaatactacctccgtccctaactATAGAACCTCTTGAAATTTTCCCTTGCTCTTAATTTTTGTGATTTAGTCAACAAGATCATATACTTAGGGACAGAGGTAGTAACAATCTTGGTCTAATCTGCATATCTTGCTTATTGGCAGGACCTATTCATGAAATCAACTCTAGATTCTGTATTCAAAGTTATCCTTGGTGTAGAATTGGACACAATGTGTGGAACCTATAGAGAAGGCACACAATTTTCCAATGCTTTTGATGAAGCTAGTGCTGCTATTATGTTTCGGTATGTTAACTTTCTCTGGAAGGTTCAGCGGTTCCTGAACATGGGATCGGAAGCAGTACTTAAAAAAAACCTAAGAGTAATCGACGAATACGTGTACACAGTAATCAGAAGCAAGATTGAGCAATCTCAAAAGCCACAGAATAACTCTTCTGAGTTGAAAGGAGACATTTTGTCAAGGTTTCTAGAATTGAATGAGACAGATTCAAAGTACCTTAAAGAcgtaattttgagttttatCATTGCAGGAAAAGATACAACAGCAATCACTCTTTCCTGGTTTCTTTACCAACTTTGCAAGCATCCTCATGTTCAGGAAAAAATTGCACAGGAGATTATGGAGGCAACTAAAGTAGAAGATGGATCAACTATTGATGAACTTGCAGCTAGATTAACTGAAGAAAGCATGGAAAAGATGCAGTACCTGCATGCAGCTTTGACTGAAACACTCAGGCTCCACCCACCAGTTCCAGTGGTATTATCTCTATCCCTAATTATATGctcttttttaaggaaaaaactgCTCTCAAATATAAGGCTCGTTAGCTGCTATTTCAACTCATCTATGATTAATTATGCATGTGCATAAAAAGAGGGGCAAAGGCATGGGGGGCTGAGCTAGCATATAGTATTGCAAATATCCCTCCGCCCTACCCTTGCATTTGGCCCAAACGTGTGTTAGGCCAAACTGTTTGTTGTGGGGGCGACAACCCCGCAGTACTGTTTAGGAGTATTCTTGTAATTTGAACCGTAATATTATATATGTCTTGTAACGCTATAAACCCTAATTCATTTAAGTAATATAGAAAAGTATAGATGCTCTATGGTCGGAGAGGTAGGCACAATTGGCCTAACTACATAAACAAACGATCATGCTCCATTGTTGCAAGTTACGTTTTCTTGAATCTTCTGTTACTAGTTGTTAAAGAATATTAGTCTTTAATTTAATCATCAACAATTTATATTACTCACTTTACATTTGTTGTTCACTTTAGAAGAgttagataaaaaaattgaacctcTTAACTAGTTTCATGTTATGGTGTTTGTCTATAGGAAAGCAAGTATTGTTTTTCAGATGACACGTTGCCGGATGGATATAGTGTTACGAAAGGTGATCTTGTTTCATTCCAACCATATGTCATGGGAAGGATGAAGTTCTTGTGGGGTGAAGATGCTGAGCAATTCAGACCAGAGAGATGGCTTgatgaaaatggaaattttCAAAGAGAGAGCCCTTTTAAGTTCACAGCCTTCCAGGTATGAACAACTTAATTAGGCGCTTGTCGTCGCATAATCGCTTATCATATACGTGCTTCTGTATAAGCAATTTCTACCACTAGATAAAATCAAATTGTATTCATATAAGCTATAtcatattttcataagctctttcaaacagtctcacaataTATCTCTATGTAACTTTACTATCAATGTGATTTCCTAACACAGGCGGGTCCAAGAATTTGCCTTGGCAAGGAGTTTGCATACAGACAGATGAAGATATTTTCTGCAGTTCTGTTAGGTAGCCACAGTTTCAAACTAGCAGACCAAAATAAATTGGTGAAATATAGAACCTCGCTTACTCTACAAATTGATGATGGGCTGCATGTGAATGCTTTTCACAGAAATAAATAATGGCCTTACTAAAGGGCACACATTTAGAATACTATATTGATGAAATACTactttattttactatattGATGTTGTTTGCTGTCTTGAGAAGGTGAGCTGTTGTTGTTAGGGGTTTTAGTGGGAGTGATGGTTTTTTGGAGCGACCTTGGTGTGAGAAGTAGTCGATAggtgtttgatttttgtttgtggtCATTTACGATGGAGTGTAAGGTTTTGAATCAACTTTTGGTTTATGTTGGTTTTGTGGGTGTTTATCTTGGTTTAGGTGTTGATTAGAATTTGgaggtttatttttttattcgtGTTTAAGATGTACATGCATTTTCTTTTGGATGTTCCTCCTATATACGGCACCATTGCTATGTAGTTTCTATCGGTCCCTGTTCATCTTTTGCAGGTACTttgttattaataaattttgctgTTAAAAAAGAGAGTAACAATCAACATGTACATGATACATAACATGTATTCATAAAAACTAGTTTGAAATTTCAGATTTCTTTTacttcttatttatttatggaaaatATCATGGAAAATGTGGGGACCTCAATCTCatatttacaaaaagaaaaaaaaaacaattaaataaaaaaagggaaCACACAATTGCAATT is from Medicago truncatula cultivar Jemalong A17 chromosome 1, MtrunA17r5.0-ANR, whole genome shotgun sequence and encodes:
- the LOC11414674 gene encoding cytochrome P450 704C1, coding for MKFIDFLFALKPLFPILIAIALAGFIIKIHGSRFFDKKRRYHPVAGTVLHQLFNFHRLLEYMTDLTSKRKTYRLLSFNRSEVYTSDPANIEHMMATNFSNYGKGWYHHSVLEDLLGDGIFTVDGEKWRHQRKSASYQFSTKLLRDFSSSVFKSNAVKLAGIVSEAATSNNIIELQDLFMKSTLDSVFKVILGVELDTMCGTYREGTQFSNAFDEASAAIMFRYVNFLWKVQRFLNMGSEAVLKKNLRVIDEYVYTVIRSKIEQSQKPQNNSSELKGDILSRFLELNETDSKYLKDVILSFIIAGKDTTAITLSWFLYQLCKHPHVQEKIAQEIMEATKVEDGSTIDELAARLTEESMEKMQYLHAALTETLRLHPPVPVESKYCFSDDTLPDGYSVTKGDLVSFQPYVMGRMKFLWGEDAEQFRPERWLDENGNFQRESPFKFTAFQAGPRICLGKEFAYRQMKIFSAVLLGSHSFKLADQNKLVKYRTSLTLQIDDGLHVNAFHRNK